Proteins from a single region of Dictyostelium discoideum AX4 chromosome 5 chromosome, whole genome shotgun sequence:
- the ap2s1 gene encoding adaptor-related protein complex 2, sigma 1 subunit, with protein sequence MIHFILIQNRQGKTRLSKWYTPYEDVEKRKLSHEIHKIVNSRETKFTNFVEFRTHRIVYRRYAGLFFSVCVDPTDNELFCLEAIHLFVEVLDAYFGNVCELDLVFNFYKVYAIIDEVFLAGELMEPSKHVILQRMEFLDNLP encoded by the exons ATG attcatttcattttaattcaaaatagaCAGGGTAAAACTCGTTTATCAAAATGGTATACACCATATGAAGATgtagaaaaaagaaaattatcaCACGAAATACATAAAATAGTTAATTCAAGAGAAaccaaatttacaaatttcgTTGAg tttagaACACATCGTATTGTTTATAGAAGATATGCAGGTTTATTCTTTTCAGTTTGTGTTGATCCAACAGATAAcgaattattttgtttagaAGCAATTCACTTATTTGTTGAAGTATTGGATGCATATTTTGGAAATGTATGTGAATTAGAtcttgtttttaatttttataaagtttACGCTATTATTGATGAAGTTTTCCTTGCTGGTGAATTAATGGAACCAAGTAAACATGTTATATTACAAAGAATGGAATTTTTAGATAATTTaccataa
- the pyroxd1 gene encoding pyridine nucleotide-disulfide oxidoreductase domain-containing protein 1 yields MTINQLIVIGGGIAGLTCAESYSHLKPNDKVTILSCSPILKTVCNVQKISKVLESFEVFETQFTDIEFKNPNISVIICDVDSIDINNRIVKTDKGNFKYDYLSICSGAKPNLVKESPYLIGIRDTETIVDLKNRLSNAKRIVIVGNGGIALELIHEIKNCQIIWSIKDKHIGNAFFDKDAADFLFRSKQIIDDDNHDKKNVVKEQQQQQQKDGILLNEDELIAKNQNISSQSNSSLYKSESGSALGPQWYSKYNFKTTDQYNKNNQEKKYNFNENVNIQYSTFLDEIYSNHDKKLNQEIINNNNNGDGDDKEDWPIYVKLSNGNLFGCNFIISATGVIPNSTILTKDNNNNNNNKIIKLSNEGAIIVDEQMKTSVDRIYSAGDVCSIEWSESEVWFQMRLWSQARTQGRYTAQCIANESVKNTPQQDNLDQICTNFEFELFAHATKFFGFKVIMLGLYNAQGLNLNLDNNNQNEENQDNIKIYTREIIGEQYVKVILKNGRLIGSLLIGDTDLEETFENLILNQIDLSGYGAEILNPEIDIEDYFD; encoded by the exons ATGacaataaatcaattgatagtTATTGGAGGTGGTATTGCAGGATTAACATGCGCTGAATCATATAGTCATTTAAAACCCAACGATAAAGTAACAATTCTTTCATGTTCtccaattttaaag acAGTATGTAATGTTCAAAAGATTAGTAAAGTATTAGAATCATTTGAAGTTTTTGAAACACAATTTACagatattgaatttaaaaatccaaatatATCTGTTATTATATGTGAtgttgattcaattgatataaataatagaattGTTAAAACTGATAAAGGTAATTTCAAATATgattatttatcaatttgtTCAGGTGCTAAACCaaat ttaGTTAAAGAATCACCATACTTAATTGGAATTAGAGATACTGAAACAAtagttgatttaaaaaatagattatcaAATGCAAAAAGAATAGTTATAGTAGGTAATGGTGGTATTGCATTAGAATTAAT acacgaaataaaaaattgtcaAATTATATGgtcaattaaagataaacaTATTGGAAATGCattttttgataaagatGCTgctgattttttatttagatcaaaacaaattattgatgatgataatcatgataaaaaaaacgtagtaaaagaacaacaacaacaacaacaaaaagatgGTATATTATTGAATGAAGATGAATTAATagcaaaaaatcaaaatatatcatcacaatcaaattcatcattataTAAAAGTGAAAGTGGATCTGCATTAGGTCCACAATGGTAtagtaaatataattttaaaacaaccgatcaatataataaaaataatcaagaaaagaaatataattttaatgaaaatgtaaatatacaatattcaacatttttagatgaaatttattcaaatcatgataaaaaattaaatcaagaaattataaataataataataatggtgatgggGATGATAAAGAAGATTGGCCAATTTATGTAAAATTAAGTAATGGAAATTTATTTGgttgtaattttataatatcagCAACTGGTGTAAtaccaaattcaacaattttaacaaaggataataataataataataataataaaattattaaattatcaaatgaagGTGCAATTATAGTTGATGAACAAATGAAAACTAGTGTTGATAGAATTTATTCAGCAGGTGATGTATGTAGTATTGAATGGTCAGAATCAGAGGTTTGGTTTCAAATGAGATTATGGAGTCAAGCTAGAACTCAAGGTAGATATACTGCTCAATGTATTGCAAATGAGTCAGTTAAAAATACACCTCAACAAGATAATCTTGATCAAATTTGtacaaattttgaatttgaattatttgcaCATGCAACTAAATTCTTTGGTTTTAAAGTTATAATGTTAGGTTTATATAATGCTCAaggtttaaatttaaatttagataataataatcaaaatgaagaaaatcaagataatattaaaatttatactCGTGAAATAATTGGTGAACAATATgtaaaagtaattttaaaaaatggtagATTAATTGgttctttattaattggtgataCAGATTTAGAa gaaacatttgaaaatttaattttaaatcaaatcgATTTATCAGGATATGGTgctgaaattttaaatccggaaattgatattgaagattattttgattaa
- the fscA gene encoding G-protein-coupled receptor family protein (Similar to GPCR), whose translation MKFNFKLILIILIINQILIINCKENKILEIYKSGNICPYPLHYRERTGSDDHDFDLGFVYARNDSNCLLPCPSPIYTSQEVNTLSLMIKITGTISFIASLILLLIYSPLINRMGYNRHTIGIFFLTFSVFLIMLTDIIYVHHGNDLICPQSHRYSRQNDSGCTITGILFQYGCIAAVLFWATLSLDLYLTLKKISTKKVEKWYLIILTLIALILTFVPLVKKSYGYLVTGLACWILDSTDQIIFFWAPFTAILGIGSILIVLVVYEIYKISKITKQNRGIFQSHIRPLLMVLFIFGQFLFILAFNALINNKYDEYSARMDSYIDCLFSSSSYSYLCRLKTFPFEMEFIVLFFLRLIGIEVLIFYGFTQQTKKILLHSFLVNNIFFKKYFIRLDGASLDFSTVDEELKVVNFSCNNNNNNNNSNSNSNSNLNNNLNNNLNNNNLNNNNNLNNLNNLNINNNLKNSQNNLNNSQQNEPLSSQKLSENGNVNVFMVESFDNNNSMINQFKHLEEKNNIILNSIISPVQEEQYEEDEINNKNINNNSNNDENN comes from the exons atgaaatttaattttaaattaattttaataattttaataattaatcaaattttaataattaattgtaaagaaaataaaattttagaaatttataaaagtGGTAATATATGTCCATATCCATTACATTATCGTGAAAGAACAGGATCTGATGATCATGATTTCGATTTAGGATTTGTTTATGCTAGAAATGAttcaaattgtttattaCCATGTCCATCACCAATTTATACAAGTCAAGAAGTTAATACATTATCAttaatgattaaaataacTGGTACGATTTCATTTATTGcatcattaattttactattaatttataGTCCATTAATTAATAGAATGGGTTATAATAGACATACAATTggaattttctttttaacattttcagTATTCCTAATAATGTTAACTGATATAATTTATGTTCATCATGgcaatgatttaatttgtcCACAATCACATAGATATAGTAGACAAAATGATAGTGGTTGTACTATTACtg gTATTTTATTCCAATATGGCTGTATTGCTGCAGTTTTATTTTGGGCAACACTTTCTTTAGATTTATATCTAACCTTGAAAAAGATTTCAactaaaaaagttgaaaaatggtatttaataatattgacaTTAATTGcattaattttaacattTGTACCATTAGTAAAAAAGAGTTATGGTTATTTAGTAACTGGTTTAGCTTGTTGGATTTTAGATTCAACTGatcaaattatatttttttgggCACCATTTACTGCAATTTTAGGaattggttcaattttaATCGTTTTAGTTGTttatgaaatttataaa atttcaaaaattacaaaacaaAATAGGGGAATTTTTCAATCACATATTAGACCATTATTAAtggtattatttatatttggtcaatttttatttattttagcaTTTAAtgcattaataaataataaatatgatGAATATAGTGCTAGAATGGATAGCTATattgattgtttatttaGTTCATCAAGTTATAGTTATTTATGTAGATTGAAAACATTCCCATTTGAAATGGAatttattgtattatttttcttacgtttaattggtattgaagttttaatattttatggATTCACTCAACAAACTAAAAAGATTTTACTTCATTCATTTTtagttaataatatattttttaaaaaatattttataagaTTGGATGGTGCTTCATTAGATTTCTCAACTGTtgatgaagaattaaaagttGTAAATTTtagttgtaataataataataataataataatagtaatagtaatagtaacagtaatttaaataataatttaaataataatttaaataataataatttaaataataataacaatttaaataatttaaataatttaaatattaataataatttaaaaaatagtcaaaataatttaaataatagtcaACAAAATGAACCATTATCAAGTCAAAAATTATCAGAAAATGGTAATGTGAATGTATTTATGGTTGAaagttttgataataataatagtatgattaatcaatttaaacatttagaagaaaaaaataacataattttaaatagtatCATTTCACCAGTACAGGAAGAACAatatgaagaagatgaaattaataataaaaatattaataataatagcaataatgatgaaaataattaa
- the abhd gene encoding abhydrolase domain-containing protein: MFSSRDKAEVKLYFDSNNEENQKILDQCPHLYQKYDKDVTINDRINNIEDSEPTIKNGVTFYPPYYLYNSHFMNYYGSYKIPKLNLKTRREILVNPIDGGTISLDFFELGEFKEDTPTIVINHGLTGGSHERYVQYFAQRAYKEKGFRSVVFNYRGCAGNPITADRAYSAVQLDDIKFVTEYLTKTALPLVKKWFLVGFSLGSAILVNYMADAGKDSPYLAHVSISNPMNMVECTKNLSSTYINNLIYNKGLANNLKRLFRKFDGRLDKYATKEQIMAAQTIADFDDLITSKMFGFETAHDYYLAASSSKSIRNLVKPILFINAIDDPIAPTSGFPWKDFKSNPNTILCVSRWGGHLGFISYEDHMSWSDKAAVEYLSTFLDDNNNNNDNDNKTE, translated from the exons atGTTTTCCTCAAGAGATAAAGCAGaagttaaattatattttgattcaaacaatgaagaaaatcaaaaaattttagatcAATGCCCACATTTATATCAAAAGTATGATAAAGATGTAACAATAAATgatagaattaataatattgaagattcagaaccaacaattaaaaatggtgTTACATTTTATCCAccatattatttatataattctcATTTTATGAATTATTATGGTTCTTATAAaattccaaaattaaatttaaaaactagACG tgAAATTTTAGTTAATCCAATTGATGGTGGTACAATTTCATTAGACTTTTTTGAATTAGGAGAATTTAAAGAAGATACACCAACAATTGTAATTAATCATGGTTTAACAGGTGGATCACATGAACGTTATGTTCAATATTTTGCTCAACGTGCATATAAAGAGAAAGGATTTAGAAGTGTTGTATTCAATTATAGAGGTTGTGCTGGTAATCCAATTACAGCAGACCGTGCATATAGTGCAGTTCAATTggatgatattaaatttgttaCAGAATATTTAACAAAAACTGCATTACCATTGGTAAAGAAATGGTTTTTAGTTGGTTTTAGTTTAGGTTCTGCCATTTTAGTCAATTATATGGCAGACGCTGGTAAAGACTCACCTTACTTGGCTCAcgtttcaatttcaaatccaATGAATATGGTAGAATGTACAAAGAATCTCTCTTCAACCTAtatcaataatttaatttataacaAAGGTTTagcaaataatttaaaacgtTTATTCCGTAAATTCGATGGCCGTTTAGATAAATATGCAACCAAAGAACAAATTATGGCTGCCCAAACCATTGCAGATTTCGATGATCTTATCACAAGTAAAATGTTTGGCTTCGAAACTGCtcatgattattatttagccGCTAGTAGTTCAAAGAGTATTCGTAATTTAGTTAAACCAATCCTTTTCATCAATGCTATCGATGATCCAATCGCTCCAACTTCTGGTTTCCCTTGGaaagattttaaatcaaatccaAATACAATCTTATGTGTTAGTAGATGGGGTGGTCATTTAGGTTTTATCTCTTATGAAGATCATATGTCTTGGTCTGATAAAGCTGCTGTTGAATAtctttcaacttttttagatgataataataataataatgataatgataataaaactgaataa
- a CDS encoding N-terminal delta endotoxin domain-containing protein — protein MAEVSFKESDILKKYKETHKAGYDEIIEKPKAVVFFDFIKDFGVIVGGIIGSIPIIGSGASAVFNVLYDHFAVDPSSGEVIRFVTPEEFESRLNSFRRQMEDFVNQKLDQTYVSIANSHHRALQKILNRYHELIVTFENNFGVPISSLGQYGINVKNYKNFKPSEDIPEGKEELQQMIRSQYLDVMNKIDECIEFFTGGSREQNLLLRGNYVITILWFITLQRDVYAIGERWDFPPQLRDQVKDSISVKIDECYKHLTTVTDRDQFRADTDYDNKDLLRIYSRFTFLDLNLYKENFHRPVLNRDTKVVEIGSKYDNFPLYLVNHGVLDMRLPPYEIDHPAENLGFAVYDFINDGVLWLNFSLLLDFGYKVSRPTRSFKKVTMEIRINDYENPNDFSVTVDSTTKASKDMEKLTFRSFAQYRLFVEQDFGRVYKCTFDFSQEKTSFDVSFQSLEPYMNQLNCVHYRLE, from the exons ATGGCAGAAGTTAGTTTTAAAGAAagtgatattttaaaaaaatataaagaaacCCATAAAGCAGGCTATgatgaaataattgaaaaaccaaaagcagttgttttttttgactTTATTAAAGATTTTGGTGTTATAGTTGGTGGAATTATTGGTTCAATCCCAATTATT GGTTCAGGAGCTAGT gcagtttttaatgttttgtATGATCATTTTGCTGTAGACCCAAGTTCTGGAGAGGTAATTAGATTTGTTACACCtgaagaatttgaaagtAGACTAAACTCTTTTCGTCGTCAAATGGAAGATTTTGTAAATCAAAAGTTGGATCAAACATATGTTAGTATAGCAAATTCACACCATAGAGCAttacaaaaaattttaaatcgtTACCATGAATTAATTGTtacttttgaaaataattttggtgtTCCAATTTCAAGTTTAGGACAGTATGGTATTAatgttaaaaattataaaaatttcaaaccATCTGAAGATATACCAGAAGGTAAAGAGGAATTACAACAAATGATAAGAAGTCAATATTTGGACgtaatgaataaaattgatgaatGCATTGAATTTTTTACAGGTGGCTCAAGAgaacaaaatttattattacgtGGTAATTATgtaattacaattttatgGTTCATTACATTACAACGTGATGTTTATGCTATTGGTGAGAGATGGGATTTCCCACCACAACTTAGAGATCAAGTTAAAGATTCAATTTCTGTTAAAATTGATGAATGCTATAAACATCTTACTACTGTTACCGATCGTGATCAGTTCAGAGCAGATACAGATTATGATAATAAGGATTTGTTAAGAATCTATAGTCGTTTCacatttttagatttaaatctATATAAAGAAAACTTCCACAGACCAGTTCTTAACCGTGACACAAAAGTAGTTGAAATTGGTTCAAAGTATGATAATTTCCCACTTTATCTAGTTAATCATGGTGTTCTTGACATGAGATTACCTCCATATGAAATTGATCATCCTGCAGAAAATCTTGGCTTTGCCGTATATGATTTTATCAATGATGGTGTATTATggttaaatttttcattgtTATTAGACTTTGGATACAAAGTTTCAAGACCAACACgttcatttaaaaaagttacaATGGAAATTAGAATAAATGATTACGAAAATCCTAATGATTTTAGTGTTACTGTTGACTCAACTACAAAAGCAAGCAAAGATATGGAAAAATTAACTTTTAGATCTTTTGCCCAGTACAGACTTTTTGTCGAACAAGATTTTGGTAGGGTTTACAAATGCacatttgatttttcacAAGAGAAAACAAGTTTTGATGTAAGTTTCCAATCACTTGAACCATATATGAATCAACTTAATTGTGTTCACTATAGATTAgaatag
- a CDS encoding RabGAP/TBC domain-containing protein, producing MANEYVNNSVNNSNINSNSNSNSNSNSNSNSNSNSNSNSNSNSNSNSNSNSNSNSNSNSNSNSNSNSNSNSNSNSNSNSNNSSYNVNNNKNNKIKIDINDKKNYRDTNFKEDDETDESKPWCYFFEDYPYPNKHMTRIMILKNKVEHYIKNKIKLPDEYRTRIWALMEDLEKLKDNENNKNVYQQCLETKNEDIENDVRTDAVRTFPSSQYKVKMKDKQSQNKESLYKVLKAYAIYNEEVQYTQGMNYLCLVLLCYFHEEESFWMMDLLIKKHGMRHFFKKKSFLPSYLTIFELELEKHLPNLSKHLKDEGIQMYMFIQGWWSTIFVYVLPVETISTIWDYFFWGANGNGNSIEVLFRLSIALLKMLQSELLKVGMTEFFETLKEHSTKIDSLELVYQAYSIRLSIKTDHFLREVILKYQEDEMNDNIFDFQKLLTTTYINDTTTFDGDTGGIVNSNATSFSSYNGGGVDDANNSRKYYDNKNKKYRYDNDNDDGDDDGEDEYIDYDDYYRSSVMVSDSDDENEKENRNNNFQNKSACIIN from the exons ATGGCAAATGAATATGTAAATAATAGTGtaaataatagcaatatcaatagcaatagcaatagcaatagcaatagcaatagcaatagcaatagcaatagcaatagcaatagcaatagcaatagcaatagcaatagcaatagcaatagcaatagcaatagcaatagcaatagcaatagcaatagtaatagcaatagcaatagtaatagcaatagcaatagtaatagcaatagtaatagtaataatagtagttataatgtaaataataataaaaataataaaattaaaattgatattaatgataaaaagaattatcgtgatacaaattttaaagaagatgatgaaactGATGAATCAAAACCATGgtgttatttttttgaagatTATCCATATCCAAATAAACATATGACAagaataatgatattaaagaaTAAAGTTGAACATTatataaagaataaaattaagTTACCTGATGAATATCGAACAAGGATATGGGCATTAATGGAAGAtttagagaaattaaaagataatgaaaataataaaaatgtttatcAACAATGTTTAGAAACTAAAAATGAAGATATAGAAAATGATGTTAGAACTGATGCTGTTAGAACTTTTCCATCAAGTCAATATAAAGTTAAAATGAAAGATAAACAATCTCAAAA TAAAGAATCATtatataaagttttaaaagcATACGCAATTTATAATGAAGAAGTTCAATATACACAAGGAATGAATTATTTAtgtttagttttattatgTTATTTTCATGAAGAAGAATCATTTTGGATGatggatttattaattaaaaaacatggt atGAGACacttttttaagaaaaaaagttttttaccATCATATTTAACAATATTTGAATTGGAATTAGAGAAACATttaccaaatttatcaaaacatTTAAAGGATGAAGGTATTCAAATGTATATGTTTATTCAAGGTTGGTGGAGTACTATATTTGTTTATGTATTACCAGTTGAGACTATTTCTACTATATGGGATTACTTTTTTTGGGGTGCAAATGGTAATGGAAACTCGATTGAAGTTTTATTTAGGTTATCAATTGCtcttttgaaaatgttaCAATCAGAGCTATTGAAAGTTGGTATGACAGAATTCTTTGAAACTTTAAAAGAACATAGTACAAAAATCGATTCATTAGAGTTGGTCTATCAAGCTTATTCAATTcgtttatcaattaaaactgaTCACTTTTTAAGAGAAGTGATCTTAAAATATCAAGAGGATGAAAtgaatgataatattttcgattttcaaaaattattaactaCAACTTATATAAATGATACTACAACTTTTGATGGTGATACAGGTGGTATAGTAAATTCAAATGCAACAAGTTTTAGTAGTTacaatggtggtggtgttgatgatgcaaataattcaagaaaatattatgataataaaaataaaaaatatcgttatgataatgataatgatgatggtgatgatgatggagAAGATGAATATATAGAttatgatgattattataGAAGTTCTGTCATGGTtagtgatagtgatgatgaaaatgaaaaagaaaatagaaataataattttcaaaataaatcagCTTgtataatcaattaa